Proteins encoded together in one Jaculus jaculus isolate mJacJac1 chromosome 7, mJacJac1.mat.Y.cur, whole genome shotgun sequence window:
- the Fut9 gene encoding 4-galactosyl-N-acetylglucosaminide 3-alpha-L-fucosyltransferase 9: protein MTSTSKGILRPFLIICVILGCFMACLLIYIKPTNSWIFSPMESASSVLKMKNFFSTKTDYFNETTILVWVWPFGQTFDLTSCQTMFNIQGCHLTTDRSLYNKSHAVLIHHRDISWDLTNLPQQARPPFQKWIWMNLESPTHTPQKSGIEHLFNLTLTYRRDSDIQVPYGFLTVSTSPFVFQVPSKERLVCWVVSNWNPEHARVKYYNELSKSIEIHTYGQAFGEYVNDKNLIPTISTCKFYLSFENSIHKDYITEKLYNAFLAGSVPVVLGPSRENYENYIPADSFIHVEDYNSPSELAKYLKEVDRNNKLYLSYFNWRRDFTVNLPRFWESHACLACDHVKRHQEYKSVGNLEKWFWN from the coding sequence atgacatcaacaTCCAAAGGCATCCTCCGCCCATTTTTAATCATCTGCGTTATTCTGGGCTGCTTCATGGCATGTCTGCTAATCTACATCAAGCCGACCAACAGCTGGATCTTCAGTCCAATGGAGTCTGCCAGCTCTGTGCTGAAAATGAAAAACTTCTTCTCCACGAAAACTGATTATTTTAATGAAACTACTATTCTGGTGTGGGTATGGCCCTTTGGGCAGACCTTTGACCTCACATCCTGCCAAACAATGTTCAACATCCAAGGATGCCATCTTACGACAGACCGCTCACTGTACAACAAATCCCACGCGGTCCTGATCCATCACCGAGATATCAGCTGGGATCTGACGAATTTGCCTCAGCAGGCTCGGCCCCCCTTTCAAAAATGGATTTGGATGAATTTGGAATCACCAACTCACACTCCCCAAAAAAGCGGCATCGAGCACTTGTTCAACCTGACCCTGACTTACCGACGCGACTCAGATATCCAAGTGCCTTACGGCTTCCTGACGGTGAGCACAAGCCCCTTCGTGTTCCAGGTGCCCAGCAAGGAGAGGCTGGTGTGCTGGGTGGTCAGCAACTGGAACCCTGAGCACGCCAGGGTCAAGTACTACAACGAGCTCAGCAAGAGCATTGAGATCCACACCTACGGGCAAGCCTTCGGAGAGTATGTGAATGACAAAAATCTGATTCCCACTATATCCACTTGCAAATTTTatctttcctttgaaaactccatCCACAAAGATTACATCACAGAAAAGCTCTACAATGCTTTTCTGGCTGGCTCTGTGCCTGTTGTTCTGGGACCATCTAGGGAAAACTACGAAAATTACATCCCAgcagattcattcattcatgtggaAGATTATAACTCCCCCAGTGAGCTTGCCAAGTATCTGAAGGAAGTTGACAGAAACAACAAGTTATACTTGAGTTACTTTAACTGGAGGAGAGATTTCACTGTCAATCTTCCACGATTTTGGGAATCACATGCATGCTTGGCTTGTGATCATGTAAAAAGGCATCAAGAATATAAGTCCGTTGGTAATTTAGAGAAATGGTTTTGGAATTAG